A DNA window from Turicibacter sp. TJ11 contains the following coding sequences:
- a CDS encoding glycerol dehydrogenase: protein MKRIICSPTKYIQGPNELAHICDYALSLTINEAYAIVDPFILANDAKTIESSFKNHQIPLIMEAFRGECCLDEIQRLQQKIEHSNANVVIGIGGGKTLDTAKAVAHFSKKPVIIIPTLSSTNAPCSAISVLYTSDGLFDRYLYLDQNPNIVIVDSNVIVKAPTRSLVAGMGDALATYFETRACYHSKATTTSGGVCSLTALHLAKHCYETLLSDGLHAKQASDQKVPTQALENIIEVNTYLSGLGFESGGLAAAHAIHNGLSRLKECQGMYHGEKVAFSTLVQLILEKAPQKEIEAVLNFCRSVGLPTSLNALGISHPTKEQLMNVATASCLPHETIHHLPFNVTAEEVYHAILVADQLG, encoded by the coding sequence ATGAAACGAATCATTTGTTCACCAACAAAATATATTCAAGGGCCAAACGAACTGGCACATATTTGCGACTATGCACTTAGCTTAACGATCAACGAAGCTTATGCCATTGTTGATCCCTTCATTTTAGCAAACGATGCAAAGACGATTGAAAGTAGTTTTAAAAACCATCAAATTCCACTGATTATGGAAGCCTTTCGTGGAGAATGTTGTTTAGATGAAATTCAAAGACTTCAACAAAAGATAGAACATTCTAACGCTAACGTAGTGATTGGCATTGGGGGTGGAAAAACATTAGATACAGCCAAAGCAGTCGCTCACTTTTCTAAGAAACCGGTCATCATTATTCCAACCCTTTCTTCAACCAATGCCCCATGTAGCGCCATTTCCGTTCTTTATACCTCGGATGGATTATTTGATCGATATTTATACTTAGATCAAAATCCTAATATCGTCATTGTCGATTCAAATGTCATTGTTAAAGCACCTACTCGGTCGCTTGTTGCAGGAATGGGCGATGCGTTAGCTACTTATTTTGAAACACGTGCTTGTTATCATTCAAAAGCCACAACCACGTCAGGCGGTGTTTGTTCACTCACTGCTTTACACCTTGCCAAACACTGTTATGAAACCTTGCTAAGCGATGGACTACACGCTAAACAAGCAAGTGATCAAAAAGTCCCCACTCAAGCACTAGAAAATATTATTGAGGTGAATACGTACTTAAGTGGTCTTGGGTTTGAAAGTGGAGGTTTAGCAGCAGCTCACGCCATTCACAACGGACTGTCTCGCTTAAAAGAATGCCAAGGTATGTATCATGGAGAAAAAGTAGCCTTTTCAACGCTTGTTCAACTCATTCTTGAAAAAGCACCTCAAAAAGAAATTGAGGCAGTATTAAATTTCTGTCGTTCAGTTGGCCTTCCAACCTCTTTAAATGCCTTAGGGATCTCGCATCCAACCAAAGAGCAACTAATGAACGTTGCAACGGCTAGTTGTTTACCTCATGAAACGATTCATCATTTACCTTTTAACGTGACGGCTGAGGAGGTCTATCACGCGATTTTAGTGGCCGATCAACTCGGATAA